In uncultured Cohaesibacter sp., a genomic segment contains:
- the msrA gene encoding peptide-methionine (S)-S-oxide reductase MsrA, whose translation MLIRRFRRSRLATQFLATPFLALALWALALLPLSLALTTSPVNAQQTLKTAIFAGGCFWCVESDFDHVPGVVETISGYSGGSSTENVTYKNHTAAGHREVVKISYDSSRISYNALLDIFWRSVDPTDKDGQFCDRGHSYTTAIYTLNEEQEQIAKASKAALEASGKLSAPIATEIAPAGPFFAAEDYHQNYYAKNPVRYTYYRFACGRDARIKQLWGEEAHMGIEK comes from the coding sequence ATGCTCATCCGTCGCTTTAGACGTTCGCGCCTTGCTACGCAGTTTCTGGCTACACCATTTTTGGCGCTGGCCCTTTGGGCCCTTGCCCTGCTTCCCCTTTCGCTCGCCCTGACGACGTCCCCGGTCAACGCGCAGCAGACGCTGAAGACCGCGATCTTTGCCGGTGGCTGTTTTTGGTGTGTGGAGAGCGATTTCGACCATGTTCCGGGCGTTGTAGAAACGATCTCCGGCTATTCAGGCGGCAGCAGCACCGAGAATGTCACCTACAAGAACCATACGGCCGCCGGGCACCGGGAAGTGGTCAAGATCTCCTATGACAGCAGCAGGATCAGCTACAATGCCCTACTTGACATTTTCTGGCGCTCGGTTGATCCGACAGACAAGGATGGCCAGTTCTGCGACCGGGGACACAGCTACACGACGGCGATCTACACATTGAATGAAGAGCAGGAGCAGATCGCCAAGGCCTCAAAGGCGGCGCTTGAAGCAAGCGGCAAGCTCTCTGCCCCGATTGCTACAGAGATTGCGCCCGCCGGACCATTCTTTGCGGCCGAGGATTATCATCAGAACTATTATGCCAAGAATCCCGTGCGCTATACCTATTATCGCTTTGCCTGCGGGCGCGATGCCCGCATCAAGCAGCTCTGGGGCGAGGAAGCCCATATGGGCATCGAGAAGTAA
- a CDS encoding transporter substrate-binding domain-containing protein yields MLIFVAIAPVSAQMAGLAPAYSAAPIVLAQANSDQPPEFQIIQPGDMPQQDGGTAGGDARTDGGVDAEENVNNALTPRSTLTEEPVESEGWAKSDFTGFIDIHRRLRQPDETLLEDGLRLVTADGFAPFNLRDRTGAPIGYHIELARSFCEQMNIACTIKVVPFETIPDLLANGEADAALAGLARHPDLQDKVAFSNVFLKRPGRFLTIAETALKTDVASMEDQPIAFIGGSAHEAFLRAYFERINRVPVNDLHAARALLAEGKVTAIFGDAFQLLPLATERSGIFRFAGKPYYDDYFFGDGMTFAYKAGRTDVGNLLDYGLQKLAKSGRLAELYARHFALDVYAAY; encoded by the coding sequence GTGCTGATCTTCGTCGCCATCGCGCCGGTTTCGGCCCAGATGGCAGGGCTTGCACCGGCTTACTCTGCCGCCCCCATCGTGCTTGCGCAGGCAAACAGCGACCAGCCGCCCGAGTTCCAGATCATTCAGCCCGGTGACATGCCGCAACAGGACGGCGGCACAGCCGGGGGCGATGCCAGAACCGATGGTGGTGTTGACGCTGAAGAAAATGTCAACAACGCGCTTACCCCGCGGTCTACGCTCACCGAAGAGCCGGTCGAAAGCGAAGGCTGGGCCAAATCGGATTTCACCGGTTTCATCGACATCCATCGGCGGTTGCGCCAGCCCGATGAAACCCTGCTGGAGGATGGCTTGCGCCTGGTGACGGCAGACGGGTTTGCGCCGTTCAACCTCCGCGACAGGACAGGTGCGCCAATCGGCTATCACATTGAGCTGGCCCGGTCCTTCTGCGAACAGATGAACATCGCCTGCACGATCAAGGTCGTGCCATTCGAGACCATTCCCGATCTGCTGGCCAATGGCGAGGCGGATGCGGCATTGGCCGGTCTTGCGCGCCATCCGGATCTGCAGGACAAGGTCGCCTTTTCCAACGTGTTCCTGAAGCGGCCCGGCCGATTTCTGACCATTGCCGAAACCGCCTTGAAAACGGATGTCGCATCGATGGAAGACCAGCCAATCGCCTTCATCGGCGGTTCGGCGCATGAGGCATTTCTGAGGGCCTATTTCGAGAGGATCAACCGCGTGCCGGTCAATGACCTGCATGCTGCCCGGGCGCTGCTGGCCGAGGGCAAGGTCACTGCGATCTTCGGCGACGCCTTCCAGCTGTTGCCGTTGGCAACTGAGCGCAGCGGCATCTTCCGCTTCGCAGGCAAGCCCTATTATGACGACTATTTCTTCGGCGACGGCATGACATTTGCCTATAAGGCAGGGCGCACTGATGTCGGCAATCTGCTTGACTATGGCCTTCAGAAACTGGCCAAGAGCGGTCGGCTGGCCGAGCTCTATGCCCGCCACTTCGCCCTTGATGTCTACGCCGCCTATTGA
- a CDS encoding Spx/MgsR family RNA polymerase-binding regulatory protein, with amino-acid sequence MKLFGIKSCDTCRKALKRLEQAGKPAVFVDLRGDSFSADDLDRWIDKLGWELLLNRKSTTWRALADDDKADIDREKARALMLANPTLIKRPVIEAGDDIVVGFGSAQQVTLLS; translated from the coding sequence ATGAAACTCTTCGGCATCAAAAGCTGCGATACCTGCCGCAAGGCACTCAAGAGGCTGGAACAGGCAGGCAAGCCTGCCGTCTTTGTGGATTTGCGCGGAGATAGCTTTAGTGCCGACGATCTGGACCGCTGGATCGACAAGCTCGGCTGGGAATTGTTGCTGAACCGGAAATCGACGACCTGGAGAGCCCTTGCCGATGACGACAAGGCGGACATCGACAGGGAAAAGGCTCGCGCCCTGATGCTTGCCAATCCGACCCTCATCAAGCGCCCCGTTATCGAGGCGGGCGATGATATCGTCGTGGGATTTGGCAGCGCCCAACAGGTCACCCTGCTGAGTTGA
- a CDS encoding glycosyltransferase: MNFLNKATTEASATSLQDGTVASAWQVGQGPPPDPGESATNSHGPLPFHLSILTSCKGTCGPSLEAFLLEAARRGDDPTKRWIREGKLDEALYFATAARHLGVPFVARPSIASVYPVPDNWPVEKLDTFTWLLAKPFARLNDTPPMSDTLYLCAPQGEELDRLALRLSEDDALRRRVRLTTPTQLRALQRASASNAVMNRHVFRLQLDYPHLSAHQKLSIHHSVLLITLLTLIIAGALLLLPLGIALNLLTIAVFLTMSTLRLISVQRLPYTRAMQAKRLQALLDPVRETSTPTDWPSYAVMVPLFHEGRMVSDLVDALCKLDYPRDRLTCYLLLEEEDDETRSALNKIRLPAFIEQVTVPRGGPQTKPKALNYALSFVQSDLTVIYDAEDRPDPQQLKIAALTMIRGGPSLACLQARLAIDNAHSNFLTRQFAIEYAALFDGLLPFLAFDRLVVPLGGTSNHFRTHVLKQIGGWDPYNVTEDADLGLRLSRFGYHIETIASDTWEEAPESYSIWLKQRTRWFKGWMQTWVVHMRHPGQLYRELGGGRFLSFHIMIGSMLLSTLIHPLYFLTFGITLWGLVTYGSANGELFFILLAFNLINLTLGYGAVMLLGAIWGRRRYGFRLLSVLEMPIYWLLMTPAAWRALYQLMRDPHHWEKTAHGLSGNRSRGQQVQVSSGNGGCNVPLSGRFKSHFRRRPFSMRRDPSTPKGTLHTLTISSKALEANLLGDVSDREVIVYVPDGHDGAGLPLLVDLVGFTAGGPAHVNWKNFGENVPERLDRLIASGDMPPAVVAFPDCFTRLGGNQYVNSAAMGNWEDFLIADMTPAIEAQFGCGGAGKRGVFGKSSGGYGSILHAMKHADFWSAAACLSGDMAFELCYLPDMPNLLRALARKNNSIEDFLTDFEDGPKYDGKDIHALMTLAMAASYDPDPSAFCGVRLPVAMHDCSLIEARWENWLQWDPVVLADRAEVIDNLKALKGLWIECGYVDQYNLVYGARRLHAKLEKAGVDHIYEEFPDNHSSIDYRMDRCLPFLVRALED; the protein is encoded by the coding sequence ATGAACTTTCTGAACAAAGCCACCACTGAAGCTTCGGCGACGTCCCTGCAGGATGGGACGGTTGCATCCGCATGGCAGGTGGGGCAAGGGCCTCCCCCCGACCCGGGGGAATCGGCGACCAACAGCCACGGGCCACTGCCCTTTCATCTCTCCATTCTCACATCATGCAAGGGCACCTGTGGTCCTTCCCTTGAAGCCTTTCTGCTGGAGGCAGCCCGGCGGGGAGACGACCCGACCAAACGCTGGATACGGGAAGGCAAGCTGGATGAGGCGCTCTATTTTGCCACGGCAGCACGGCATCTGGGTGTGCCCTTCGTCGCCAGACCTTCGATTGCGTCGGTTTATCCCGTGCCGGACAATTGGCCCGTCGAGAAACTCGACACCTTCACCTGGCTTCTCGCCAAACCCTTTGCCCGGCTGAATGACACGCCCCCCATGTCGGACACGCTCTATCTTTGTGCTCCGCAAGGCGAGGAGCTGGACCGGCTGGCCCTGCGGCTCAGCGAGGATGACGCCCTCAGGCGGCGGGTGCGGCTGACCACACCAACACAGCTGAGAGCCCTGCAGCGTGCGTCCGCCTCCAACGCGGTCATGAACCGGCATGTGTTCCGGTTGCAACTGGATTACCCTCACCTGTCGGCGCACCAGAAGCTTTCGATCCACCATTCCGTCTTGCTTATTACTCTCCTTACGCTGATCATTGCCGGTGCCCTGCTGCTGCTTCCCCTCGGCATCGCACTCAACTTGCTGACCATTGCTGTGTTCCTGACGATGAGCACGCTGCGGCTCATTTCTGTGCAGCGGTTACCCTATACCCGGGCCATGCAGGCGAAGCGCCTTCAGGCTTTGCTCGATCCGGTAAGGGAGACATCAACTCCCACCGATTGGCCCAGCTATGCGGTGATGGTGCCGCTGTTTCATGAGGGGCGCATGGTGTCGGATCTGGTCGATGCGCTGTGCAAGCTCGACTACCCGCGTGACCGTCTGACCTGCTATCTGCTACTTGAGGAGGAAGACGATGAAACCCGAAGCGCACTGAACAAGATCCGCCTGCCCGCCTTCATCGAACAGGTCACTGTGCCAAGAGGCGGGCCGCAGACAAAACCCAAGGCGCTGAATTACGCCCTGTCCTTCGTGCAATCGGACCTCACCGTCATCTATGATGCAGAAGACCGACCGGATCCGCAGCAGCTCAAGATTGCCGCCCTCACAATGATAAGGGGTGGTCCGTCGCTGGCCTGCCTTCAGGCGAGGCTGGCCATCGACAATGCCCACAGCAATTTCCTGACGCGCCAGTTCGCCATCGAATATGCGGCCCTGTTTGACGGCCTGCTGCCGTTTCTGGCCTTTGACCGGCTGGTCGTTCCGCTCGGAGGCACCTCCAATCACTTCCGCACCCATGTACTCAAGCAGATTGGCGGCTGGGATCCCTACAATGTGACCGAGGATGCAGATCTGGGGCTGCGCCTGTCGCGCTTTGGCTATCACATCGAGACCATCGCCAGCGACACCTGGGAGGAAGCGCCGGAAAGCTATTCGATATGGCTCAAGCAACGGACCCGCTGGTTCAAGGGCTGGATGCAGACATGGGTCGTGCATATGCGCCACCCCGGCCAGCTCTATCGCGAGCTCGGCGGGGGGCGCTTTCTCTCGTTCCACATCATGATCGGCAGCATGCTGCTGTCCACTCTCATTCATCCGCTCTATTTCCTCACCTTCGGCATCACCCTCTGGGGTCTGGTCACCTATGGCAGCGCCAACGGTGAGCTGTTCTTCATTCTTCTGGCCTTCAACCTGATCAACCTCACCCTTGGCTATGGTGCGGTGATGCTGCTCGGTGCCATATGGGGACGGCGGCGCTATGGCTTCCGTCTGCTCTCGGTTCTTGAAATGCCCATCTACTGGTTGCTGATGACACCGGCGGCATGGCGTGCCCTCTATCAACTGATGCGAGACCCGCACCATTGGGAGAAAACCGCCCACGGCCTGTCCGGCAACCGGTCCCGGGGGCAGCAGGTCCAGGTTAGCTCTGGTAACGGTGGCTGCAATGTGCCACTTTCGGGCAGATTCAAAAGCCATTTCAGACGGAGGCCCTTTTCCATGCGCCGTGATCCATCAACCCCCAAGGGGACCTTGCACACGCTCACCATTTCCTCAAAGGCTCTTGAGGCCAATCTGCTGGGTGACGTGAGCGACCGGGAGGTCATCGTCTATGTTCCCGACGGGCACGACGGAGCCGGGTTGCCGCTGCTGGTCGATCTGGTCGGCTTTACCGCCGGGGGGCCTGCACATGTCAACTGGAAGAACTTCGGAGAAAATGTGCCCGAACGCCTCGACCGGCTGATCGCATCGGGAGACATGCCGCCAGCCGTGGTGGCCTTTCCCGATTGCTTCACCCGCCTTGGCGGCAACCAGTATGTCAATTCGGCAGCCATGGGCAACTGGGAAGACTTCCTCATCGCCGACATGACACCGGCCATCGAAGCACAATTTGGCTGCGGTGGAGCGGGCAAACGTGGCGTGTTCGGCAAATCGTCGGGCGGCTATGGCTCGATCCTGCATGCGATGAAACACGCGGATTTCTGGTCAGCAGCAGCCTGCCTTTCGGGCGATATGGCCTTCGAGCTTTGTTATCTGCCGGACATGCCGAACCTGCTGCGCGCCCTTGCCCGCAAGAACAATTCCATTGAAGACTTCCTCACCGACTTCGAGGACGGGCCGAAATATGACGGCAAGGACATTCATGCCCTGATGACGCTGGCCATGGCGGCAAGCTATGACCCGGACCCTTCCGCCTTCTGCGGCGTCCGTCTGCCGGTCGCAATGCATGACTGCTCGCTGATCGAGGCGCGCTGGGAAAACTGGCTGCAGTGGGACCCGGTGGTGCTGGCCGACAGGGCCGAGGTGATCGACAATCTGAAAGCCCTCAAGGGGTTGTGGATCGAATGCGGCTATGTGGACCAGTATAATCTGGTCTATGGTGCCCGCCGCCTGCACGCCAAGCTGGAAAAGGCCGGAGTGGACCATATCTACGAAGAATTCCCGGACAACCACTCCTCAATCGACTATCGCATGGACCGGTGTCTGCCGTTCCTTGTCCGGGCGCTGGAAGATTGA
- a CDS encoding diguanylate cyclase, whose translation MSFKTGSIRVNYGVVIVLACLGVFMALAFSNYYLLKRSGEIANEVRHKQERLLLKHELNHELLLFAHAQSQISDWDASYEALSGTLDEKFIFNNITDWLWSDFGLLMTFVVAPDNTTTVAVLKDIRLKAGQGDAIVSDNADLVEEARKKFSYEFTAPKLNAAALLRSDELVGIEDGRFAWSIREINGHLAFVYAQAIAPEVAVEKKDLNPNILFTIRAIDKDYLEHANEKLNLKGLHFAFLKEPVSTSGSLPVVALPDGRIVHARWTPENPSQTIWDQTMPVLAAPFIIAAITLLLIALRFSHVLHALQKSEEQNRFLALHDALTGLPNRLFFDKELESAIVHKKHAHCAILCLDLDRFKAVNDSFGHEAGDKVLTVVSSRIAERLGKSGIVSRVGGDEFNILIYGRKEKGELRTLCEDLIADVCSPIKVSGGVTEVGASIGVSLWPEDAATVKSALRGADEALYLSKEKGRGRVSFAGQLRGKAVNGHIASSDEGLEQLTSMLAKAG comes from the coding sequence ATGAGTTTCAAAACAGGCAGCATAAGAGTCAACTACGGCGTCGTGATTGTCCTGGCATGCCTTGGTGTCTTCATGGCCCTTGCCTTTTCCAACTATTATCTTCTCAAGCGTTCCGGCGAAATCGCTAATGAAGTCCGTCACAAGCAGGAACGCCTGCTTCTCAAGCATGAGCTTAACCACGAGCTTCTTCTGTTCGCCCACGCCCAATCCCAGATTTCCGACTGGGATGCTTCCTATGAAGCGTTGTCTGGCACGCTAGATGAAAAGTTCATCTTCAATAATATCACCGACTGGCTCTGGTCTGATTTCGGGCTGCTGATGACCTTTGTTGTTGCACCAGACAATACGACCACGGTGGCCGTTCTGAAAGATATACGCCTGAAGGCCGGGCAGGGGGATGCCATTGTCTCCGACAATGCCGATTTGGTCGAAGAGGCGCGCAAGAAGTTCAGTTATGAGTTCACGGCTCCGAAGCTAAATGCGGCAGCCCTGCTGAGATCGGATGAACTGGTGGGCATCGAAGATGGGCGTTTTGCCTGGTCCATTCGGGAAATCAACGGGCATCTGGCCTTTGTCTACGCACAGGCAATCGCACCTGAAGTGGCGGTCGAAAAAAAGGATCTTAATCCGAACATCCTCTTCACGATCAGGGCGATCGACAAGGACTATCTTGAACATGCCAATGAAAAGCTCAATCTCAAGGGCCTTCACTTCGCTTTCTTGAAAGAACCAGTCAGCACAAGCGGCTCGCTGCCCGTTGTGGCCTTGCCGGATGGCCGGATTGTCCATGCACGCTGGACGCCGGAAAATCCTTCCCAGACAATCTGGGATCAGACCATGCCGGTATTGGCAGCTCCTTTTATCATTGCAGCCATCACCCTTTTGCTGATTGCCCTGCGCTTCAGTCATGTCTTGCATGCGCTGCAGAAAAGCGAGGAGCAGAATCGTTTCCTCGCCCTGCATGACGCGCTGACCGGATTGCCGAACCGGCTGTTTTTTGACAAGGAACTGGAGTCCGCCATCGTTCACAAGAAGCACGCGCACTGCGCCATCCTCTGTCTCGATCTGGATCGGTTCAAGGCGGTGAACGACAGTTTTGGTCATGAAGCTGGTGATAAAGTGCTGACTGTCGTTTCCTCGCGCATTGCCGAACGCCTGGGCAAATCCGGCATCGTCTCACGCGTGGGGGGAGATGAGTTCAATATCCTGATTTATGGCCGCAAGGAAAAGGGTGAACTGCGCACGCTGTGTGAAGACCTGATTGCCGATGTCTGCTCTCCGATCAAAGTGAGCGGAGGCGTGACCGAGGTTGGGGCCTCCATCGGCGTGTCCCTGTGGCCAGAGGATGCCGCAACGGTCAAATCCGCCTTGCGCGGTGCCGATGAGGCGCTTTATCTGTCCAAGGAAAAAGGCCGTGGACGCGTGTCTTTCGCCGGGCAGCTCCGCGGAAAGGCGGTCAATGGACACATCGCCTCCTCCGACGAAGGACTTGAGCAGTTAACGTCGATGCTGGCAAAAGCCGGTTAG
- a CDS encoding sterol desaturase family protein, translating to MQESDLFSLFGFGEASLRLGVFLSVFVIMALAEWALPKRQRSMPQGRRWLTNWGIVVLDSVVTRLVMPILPIGVALYAAGQGWGLFNMLSLPAWLSVLVSFLILDFAIWLQHLLSHRIPLFWKLHKVHHVDRDIDVSTALRFHPLEILLSLVYKIVWVLVFGTPAIAVFLFEVVLNAAALFNHANVRLPERLDRVLRLLVVTPDMHRVHHSNRPRETHSNFGFNLSIWDRMFRTYVAQPTDGHEGMTIGLDPYQDEKPSQFVWSLLLPFLKR from the coding sequence ATGCAGGAAAGCGATCTCTTCTCCCTTTTCGGGTTCGGCGAAGCCAGCCTCCGGCTTGGTGTGTTTCTTTCCGTGTTCGTCATCATGGCGCTGGCCGAATGGGCCCTGCCGAAACGGCAGCGCTCCATGCCGCAGGGGCGGCGATGGTTGACCAACTGGGGCATCGTGGTGCTGGACAGCGTGGTGACCCGACTGGTGATGCCCATTCTGCCGATCGGCGTGGCCCTCTATGCCGCAGGGCAAGGCTGGGGGCTGTTCAACATGCTGTCCCTCCCCGCTTGGCTGTCGGTTCTGGTTTCCTTCCTTATTCTGGATTTTGCCATCTGGCTGCAGCACCTTCTTTCACACCGGATCCCGCTGTTCTGGAAGCTGCACAAGGTGCATCACGTGGACCGCGACATCGACGTCTCAACGGCGCTGCGCTTCCATCCGCTGGAAATCCTGCTTTCACTGGTCTACAAGATCGTCTGGGTCCTAGTGTTCGGCACGCCGGCGATTGCGGTGTTCCTGTTCGAAGTGGTGCTCAATGCCGCCGCCCTGTTCAACCATGCCAATGTGCGCCTGCCGGAAAGACTGGACCGGGTGTTGCGGCTGCTGGTGGTGACGCCAGACATGCATCGGGTGCACCATTCCAACCGGCCGCGGGAAACCCATTCCAACTTCGGCTTCAACCTTTCCATCTGGGACAGGATGTTCCGTACCTATGTGGCCCAGCCGACAGATGGTCATGAGGGAATGACCATCGGGCTCGATCCCTATCAGGATGAAAAGCCGAGCCAGTTTGTCTGGTCGCTGCTGTTGCCGTTTCTGAAGCGCTAG
- the recQ gene encoding DNA helicase RecQ: protein MPPHAQPLPASDDDAFATELFEPTDGLLLDASADPQEQARQMLKTVYGYDQFRGRQAEVIDSLLAGKSTLAVMPTGMGKSVCFQIPALLFGGLTLVVSPLVALMEDQVMALKLLGIAADSINSSRSREGNVSVWRKVAAGEIRLLYIAPERLMTERMLAALARLPVRLIAIDEAHCISRWGPSFRPDYEGLTRLTDFFPRTPIAALTATADEATREDIAEKLFPRTLAGERDGNVIVSGFDRPNIRLSVQLRNDWKKQLLDFVEARRDQSGIVYCLSRRKTEETAELLKEHGIKAFAYHAGMDSNIRAAHQALFMRESGTVMVATIAFGMGIDKPDVRYVFHTNLPSNMEAYAQEIGRAGRDGEPSEAMMLYGLDDIRMRRSFIDNEGGDEDHLAREHKRLDALIAYCEAPSCRRQSLLVYFGETIEPCNNCDVCLDPPELKEGTSEALSLIEVAEQTGEIFGAVQLIDILRGLTHEKIKKYGHHKLACHGTGKSTSKEDWRAILRQMVAANFLRLDIQNHGALKLTAKSDQLKKNEIRFSYRTDVMAPSELIRPKRAKSNLPELDNADKDLYEALRAARSDLAREHKVPAYVIFTDKTLADMAIQKPTTRPDFLLIHGVGSSKQRKFADAFIDVIENWLNI, encoded by the coding sequence ATGCCCCCTCACGCCCAGCCTCTTCCTGCCAGTGATGACGACGCCTTTGCAACGGAGCTGTTCGAACCGACGGATGGCCTGTTGCTAGACGCCTCAGCCGATCCGCAAGAGCAGGCACGGCAGATGCTCAAGACGGTCTATGGCTACGACCAGTTTCGCGGACGCCAGGCCGAGGTCATCGACAGTCTGCTGGCTGGCAAGAGCACCCTTGCCGTGATGCCGACAGGCATGGGCAAGAGCGTCTGCTTCCAGATCCCGGCGCTGCTGTTCGGTGGTCTGACCCTTGTCGTCTCACCCCTGGTGGCGCTGATGGAAGATCAGGTGATGGCGCTCAAACTGCTCGGCATTGCGGCGGACAGCATCAACAGTTCCCGCTCGCGCGAGGGCAATGTGTCGGTCTGGCGCAAGGTGGCCGCAGGCGAGATCCGCCTGCTCTATATTGCGCCGGAACGGCTGATGACAGAGCGGATGCTGGCGGCCCTCGCCAGGCTGCCGGTCCGTCTGATCGCCATTGACGAGGCCCATTGCATCTCTCGCTGGGGCCCGAGCTTCCGGCCCGACTATGAAGGGCTGACCCGGCTGACGGATTTCTTCCCCAGGACACCGATTGCAGCCCTCACCGCCACGGCTGATGAAGCCACTCGAGAGGATATCGCCGAAAAGCTGTTTCCCCGCACCCTTGCCGGCGAGCGCGATGGCAATGTCATCGTCTCGGGCTTCGACCGCCCCAACATCCGCCTGTCCGTCCAGTTGCGCAACGACTGGAAGAAGCAGTTGCTCGACTTTGTCGAAGCGAGGCGCGACCAGTCGGGCATCGTCTATTGCCTTTCCCGCCGCAAGACCGAGGAAACCGCAGAACTCCTCAAGGAGCACGGCATCAAGGCCTTTGCCTATCATGCTGGCATGGACAGCAACATCCGGGCGGCCCATCAGGCCCTTTTCATGCGGGAAAGCGGCACGGTGATGGTGGCCACCATCGCCTTCGGAATGGGCATCGACAAGCCGGACGTGCGTTATGTGTTCCATACCAATCTGCCGTCCAACATGGAGGCCTATGCGCAGGAAATCGGGCGCGCCGGACGCGACGGCGAGCCATCCGAGGCGATGATGCTCTATGGCCTTGACGACATCCGGATGCGGCGCAGCTTCATCGACAATGAAGGCGGAGACGAGGATCATCTGGCCCGCGAGCACAAGCGGCTTGATGCGCTGATCGCCTATTGCGAAGCGCCGTCCTGTCGCCGCCAGTCCTTGCTGGTCTATTTCGGCGAGACGATCGAGCCCTGCAACAACTGCGATGTCTGTCTTGATCCACCCGAGCTGAAGGAAGGCACCAGCGAGGCCCTGAGCCTCATCGAGGTAGCCGAACAGACAGGCGAGATTTTCGGCGCGGTGCAACTGATCGACATCCTGCGCGGCCTCACCCACGAGAAGATCAAGAAATACGGCCACCACAAGCTCGCCTGCCATGGCACCGGCAAGTCCACTTCGAAGGAAGACTGGCGCGCCATCCTGCGCCAGATGGTAGCGGCCAACTTCCTGCGCCTCGACATTCAGAACCACGGAGCCCTCAAGCTCACGGCCAAGTCGGACCAGCTCAAGAAGAACGAGATCCGCTTTTCCTACCGGACCGACGTGATGGCCCCCAGTGAGCTCATCCGCCCCAAACGCGCCAAGAGCAACCTGCCGGAACTGGACAATGCCGACAAGGACCTCTACGAGGCCCTGCGGGCGGCCCGATCGGATTTGGCGCGAGAGCACAAGGTGCCGGCCTATGTGATTTTCACGGACAAGACGCTGGCTGACATGGCCATTCAAAAGCCGACGACGCGCCCGGATTTCCTGCTCATCCACGGGGTTGGCAGCTCCAAGCAGCGCAAGTTCGCCGATGCTTTCATCGATGTCATCGAAAACTGGCTAAACATATAG